In one window of Coralliovum pocilloporae DNA:
- a CDS encoding ABC transporter ATP-binding protein: protein MLKVEKLSKNFGGVHAVNECSFEISKGSITGLIGPNGAGKTTTFNMIAGELAPSSGRIIFEGEDITGLPTYQMFHRGIVRTFQIPHEFAKMTVLENLMLVPPQQPGERIFNNWLSSKSVKRREDEVRALAEDALEFLSISHLRDERAGNLSGGQKKLLELGRTMMTDAKLVLLDEPGAGVNPTLLLKIRDMIVRLREERGYTFCVIEHDMDLIAAICDPVIVLAEGTVLTEGKMADVRSNPQVLDAYLGGEDA from the coding sequence GTGCTCAAGGTAGAAAAGCTCAGCAAGAACTTTGGTGGGGTTCATGCAGTTAATGAGTGCTCATTTGAAATCAGCAAGGGGTCCATTACGGGGCTGATTGGACCGAACGGGGCTGGTAAGACCACTACATTCAACATGATTGCCGGAGAACTCGCGCCGTCATCCGGGCGCATCATCTTTGAGGGAGAAGACATTACCGGTCTTCCCACCTATCAGATGTTCCATCGCGGTATCGTCCGGACATTCCAGATTCCTCATGAGTTTGCCAAGATGACTGTGCTGGAGAACCTGATGCTGGTTCCACCGCAGCAGCCGGGCGAGCGCATTTTCAATAACTGGCTTTCTTCGAAGTCCGTCAAACGTCGGGAAGATGAAGTCCGGGCTCTTGCAGAGGATGCCCTTGAGTTTCTGTCGATCTCTCATCTGAGGGATGAAAGAGCAGGCAACCTGTCCGGCGGGCAGAAGAAGCTTCTGGAACTCGGCCGCACGATGATGACGGATGCCAAGCTCGTGTTGCTGGATGAGCCAGGCGCCGGGGTGAATCCGACGCTGCTGCTCAAGATCCGCGATATGATTGTGCGTTTGCGTGAGGAGCGTGGCTATACATTCTGCGTCATTGAGCATGACATGGATCTGATTGCAGCGATCTGTGATCCGGTCATCGTGCTGGCGGAAGGCACTGTTCTTACAGAAGGCAAAATGGCTGATGTGCGCAGCAACCCGCAAGTGCTGGATGCCTATCTTGGCGGGGAGGATGCGTAA
- a CDS encoding ABC transporter ATP-binding protein: protein MAVLELNSVIGGYGDTQILHGVSMAVEKDEIVVIIGPNGAGKSTAMKSVFGLLKLTSGNVVLDGQDITNTPPEQVVRHGVCYVPQTSNIFPTLSVEENLEMGAFVRTDDYRPRIQEIYEIFPPLAEKRRQAAGTLSGGQRQMVAMGKALMLEPKILLLDEPTAGLSPKYRGEIFSIVKTIHAAGTPILMVEQNAKQALGIAHRGYVLVDGKNRFEGTGEDLLNDPDVGEMFLGGGKSGNKNPDGDANG from the coding sequence ATGGCTGTGCTTGAACTGAATTCAGTCATCGGCGGTTATGGAGATACCCAGATCCTGCATGGTGTTTCGATGGCGGTTGAGAAGGACGAGATCGTTGTAATCATCGGGCCGAATGGTGCCGGTAAATCCACAGCGATGAAATCGGTCTTCGGTCTGCTGAAACTGACATCCGGCAATGTTGTGCTGGACGGACAGGATATCACCAACACCCCGCCGGAGCAGGTGGTGCGTCACGGCGTGTGCTATGTGCCGCAGACATCCAATATTTTCCCGACCCTGAGTGTTGAGGAAAATCTCGAAATGGGTGCCTTTGTGCGGACCGACGACTATCGCCCGCGTATTCAGGAAATCTATGAGATCTTCCCGCCACTGGCCGAGAAGCGTCGTCAGGCGGCCGGGACGCTGTCTGGTGGTCAACGACAGATGGTGGCCATGGGCAAGGCGCTGATGCTTGAGCCGAAAATCCTGCTTCTGGATGAACCGACTGCCGGTCTTTCTCCCAAATATCGTGGCGAGATTTTCTCGATTGTGAAGACCATCCATGCGGCAGGTACGCCTATTCTGATGGTGGAACAGAATGCTAAGCAGGCCCTGGGTATTGCTCATCGCGGGTATGTGCTGGTGGATGGCAAGAACCGTTTCGAGGGAACCGGTGAAGACCTTCTGAATGATCCGGATGTCGGCGAGATGTTCCTCGGTGGCGGCAA